Proteins encoded within one genomic window of Sulfurimonas hongkongensis:
- a CDS encoding type II toxin-antitoxin system Phd/YefM family antitoxin, which produces MQIVNDIKPVTYLKSRAADVLKYINETRRPMIITQNGEAKAVIQDPKSYEDMKNALAIMKLLSFAEEDIRSENLQTEEDVFNSVEELLSE; this is translated from the coding sequence ATGCAAATTGTAAATGATATAAAGCCTGTTACCTATTTAAAAAGTAGAGCAGCTGATGTTTTAAAATATATCAATGAAACTCGTAGACCTATGATAATCACACAAAATGGTGAAGCTAAAGCTGTTATACAAGATCCAAAGAGTTATGAAGATATGAAAAATGCTCTTGCTATAATGAAGCTTCTTTCATTTGCCGAAGAAGATATTAGAAGTGAAAATCTTCAGACTGAAGAAGATGTTTTTAACTCTGTGGAAGAGCTCCTTAGCGAATGA
- a CDS encoding GGDEF domain-containing protein has protein sequence MAGSLRSRNRAVKEPTIAAVEIDEPTSELEIYSKEVLNALIKDNLPPTPNNFSLYFDRLLEDKSENLRKQIHSMLELEESNEDENTIMLEQSLKRGFGSIKNILGVTANLYKNMTLMTKILEKKKQELQDNTEIQAAISVASSLEDDVSKLNTILKKQSTQMRDFYDETAKIIKGVENETIFDNRYGVYNKRYLMTKIEQEIELIGEFKHKSSLIMIELSRELKESIDNDKAITLMTRTIARLLLKTSRRSDTVAHYGSGVFAMVLKHTDIDSAKKASERLCELVSNSNFFLADREIQLKISIGVTDISTLYSVEEIVVSAMNGIEKAYSDPKIDFAVSLRE, from the coding sequence ATGGCAGGATCTTTAAGAAGTAGAAACCGTGCAGTAAAAGAGCCAACTATAGCGGCGGTAGAGATTGATGAACCTACTAGTGAGTTAGAGATTTATTCTAAAGAGGTACTAAATGCTCTTATAAAAGACAACTTGCCACCTACTCCAAATAACTTCTCTTTGTACTTTGATAGGCTTTTAGAAGATAAGAGCGAGAACTTAAGAAAGCAGATTCACTCTATGCTTGAACTCGAAGAAAGCAATGAGGATGAGAATACTATCATGCTTGAACAGAGTCTTAAAAGAGGTTTTGGTTCTATAAAAAACATACTAGGTGTTACTGCAAACCTGTACAAAAACATGACTTTGATGACAAAGATCTTAGAAAAGAAAAAACAAGAGCTTCAAGATAACACAGAGATTCAAGCTGCTATAAGTGTTGCTTCGTCCCTAGAGGATGATGTTTCAAAGCTAAATACTATACTTAAAAAACAGAGCACTCAGATGCGAGACTTTTATGATGAGACAGCAAAGATAATAAAAGGTGTAGAAAACGAGACTATTTTTGACAATAGATATGGCGTTTATAACAAAAGATATCTTATGACAAAAATAGAGCAGGAGATAGAGCTAATAGGCGAGTTTAAGCATAAAAGCTCGCTTATCATGATAGAACTATCGCGAGAGTTAAAAGAGAGTATTGATAACGATAAAGCAATAACACTCATGACTAGAACCATTGCTAGACTTTTACTTAAGACTTCAAGAAGAAGCGATACAGTGGCTCACTATGGAAGTGGTGTCTTTGCGATGGTGTTAAAACATACAGATATAGATAGTGCTAAAAAAGCTAGCGAGAGACTTTGCGAGCTTGTTTCAAACTCTAACTTCTTTTTAGCAGATCGAGAGATTCAGTTAAAAATATCTATAGGAGTGACCGACATATCTACTCTTTACTCAGTAGAAGAGATAGTTGTAAGTGCTATGAATGGCATAGAAAAAGCTTATAGTGATCCAAAGATAGATTTTGCAGTCTCTCTAAGAGAATAA
- the dapF gene encoding diaminopimelate epimerase, whose translation MQISKYSANGNDFVIFHSDVEQDRTNLAKELCHRQDGVGADGLIVLLPNEEYDFEWQFYNSDGSHADMCGNGSRACAHYAYINKLAPAKMSFLTEAGVIKAQVDGDMVESELTTPEIKDKNITHNSKSWWLIDTGVPHLVHFTHNIEVFDIQEARELRHKYDANVNIAFVDDKKSIKVRTYERGVEDETLACGTGMAACFYRAYQEKKVDESAEVYPKSGDVLYLGIRGGTITFKGRVRKTFDATYYEKE comes from the coding sequence ATGCAAATCTCGAAATATAGTGCAAACGGAAATGATTTTGTAATATTTCACTCTGACGTAGAGCAAGATAGAACTAACCTTGCAAAAGAGCTTTGTCATAGACAAGATGGAGTTGGAGCTGATGGGCTTATAGTTTTGCTTCCTAATGAAGAATATGACTTCGAGTGGCAATTTTATAACTCTGATGGAAGCCATGCAGACATGTGTGGAAATGGCTCAAGAGCGTGTGCACACTATGCTTATATAAATAAGCTAGCACCAGCGAAAATGAGCTTTTTAACAGAAGCTGGTGTTATAAAAGCACAAGTTGATGGCGATATGGTTGAAAGTGAACTAACTACCCCCGAGATAAAAGATAAAAATATCACTCATAATTCTAAATCTTGGTGGCTCATAGATACTGGAGTTCCACACCTTGTGCATTTTACGCACAATATAGAAGTGTTTGATATACAAGAAGCAAGAGAGTTAAGGCACAAATATGATGCTAATGTAAATATAGCTTTTGTAGATGATAAAAAAAGTATAAAAGTAAGGACTTATGAGCGAGGTGTTGAGGATGAGACCTTAGCTTGCGGAACTGGAATGGCTGCTTGTTTTTATAGAGCATATCAAGAAAAAAAAGTTGATGAAAGTGCCGAGGTTTATCCTAAGAGTGGAGATGTTTTATATCTTGGAATAAGAGGTGGAACTATTACTTTTAAAGGAAGAGTTAGAAAAACTTTTGATGCTACTTACTACGAGAAAGAGTAA
- the coaE gene encoding dephospho-CoA kinase (Dephospho-CoA kinase (CoaE) performs the final step in coenzyme A biosynthesis.), which produces MAFKYAIALTGGIATGKSTVASLLALNGMRVIDADIVSHEILDASTEWVRETFGDKYIDGTKPNRAKLGNLIFANAEKKRVLEEYLHPKIRDEIELRSIKQDSFKFPYLIDIPLFFEKNSYEIKDSVVVYTPKDIQLERFMKRNNYSKEESLRRINSQMSIEEKKKRATWVIDNSKDLKHLQKEVEEFVEKIKKIYL; this is translated from the coding sequence ATGGCATTTAAGTACGCTATTGCACTAACTGGGGGGATTGCTACTGGTAAGAGTACAGTCGCATCTCTGCTTGCACTTAATGGTATGAGGGTGATAGATGCGGATATTGTATCGCATGAGATACTTGATGCCTCAACTGAGTGGGTTAGAGAGACTTTTGGAGATAAATACATAGATGGTACGAAGCCAAATCGTGCAAAACTAGGAAATCTGATATTTGCAAATGCTGAAAAAAAGAGAGTCCTAGAAGAGTATCTGCATCCTAAGATAAGAGACGAGATAGAACTAAGGAGCATCAAGCAAGATAGTTTTAAATTTCCCTATCTTATAGACATTCCGCTTTTTTTTGAGAAAAATTCTTATGAGATTAAAGATAGTGTGGTTGTATATACTCCCAAAGATATTCAACTTGAGAGATTTATGAAGAGAAATAACTACTCTAAAGAGGAGTCTTTAAGAAGAATAAACTCTCAAATGTCTATAGAGGAGAAGAAAAAAAGAGCCACTTGGGTTATAGATAACTCAAAAGATTTGAAACATCTTCAAAAAGAAGTTGAAGAGTTTGTTGAGAAGATTAAAAAAATTTACTTATAA
- the def gene encoding peptide deformylase: MKLNIVEYPNKKLREISKEVDKFDEKLHQLLDAMYDVMMNSNGIGLAAIQVSHAKRVLIINIPDDDSEQSKENLIEMINPIIVNKDGEIVYQEGCLSVPSFYEDISRYDNITVNFQDRDANTKTLDACGLLSVAIQHEIDHLNGVLFIDKLSYSRRKKFEKEYKRMQKEKKISK, encoded by the coding sequence ATGAAACTAAATATAGTAGAATACCCAAATAAGAAGTTAAGAGAGATATCAAAAGAGGTTGATAAGTTTGATGAAAAACTCCATCAACTCTTAGATGCAATGTATGATGTGATGATGAACTCAAATGGAATTGGCTTAGCGGCTATTCAAGTCTCTCATGCTAAGAGAGTATTGATAATAAATATCCCAGATGATGACTCAGAGCAATCAAAAGAAAACCTCATAGAGATGATAAATCCCATCATTGTAAATAAAGATGGAGAGATAGTTTATCAAGAGGGATGCTTAAGTGTCCCTAGTTTTTATGAAGATATCTCAAGATATGACAACATAACTGTAAACTTTCAAGATAGAGATGCCAACACTAAAACACTAGACGCATGCGGACTTTTAAGTGTGGCCATTCAACACGAGATAGATCATTTAAATGGTGTACTTTTTATAGATAAACTCTCATACTCAAGAAGAAAAAAGTTTGAAAAAGAGTATAAAAGAATGCAAAAAGAGAAAAAAATCTCTAAATAA
- a CDS encoding type II toxin-antitoxin system RelE/ParE family toxin: MKIFRTRLYKTQLLRILRHIAKDKISASEKFHKNLNEQIENLINSPLKCRQSFYSDDENVRDMIFMKYTIQFKMYENKITILKIFNKNKPKEDRYNKT; encoded by the coding sequence ATGAAAATCTTTAGAACAAGACTATACAAAACTCAACTACTTAGAATTTTAAGACATATTGCAAAAGATAAAATTAGCGCAAGTGAAAAATTTCATAAGAATTTAAATGAACAAATAGAAAACCTAATTAATTCCCCTTTAAAATGCAGACAATCATTTTACTCTGACGATGAAAATGTTAGAGACATGATATTTATGAAATACACTATTCAATTTAAGATGTATGAAAACAAAATTACTATTTTAAAAATCTTCAACAAGAATAAGCCAAAAGAAGACAGATACAACAAAACATAG
- the tig gene encoding trigger factor, with protein MEIKSSKINGANALIEATILREVIDVNLEKIAKELAKTASVQGFRKGKVPISVVKKQYGDKLVQDAEAEALREVLNKGLEELSIANDELIGEPNISKFDKSEDKIEVAVKVAMRPVIELGDYASLIKEVEKPEVSDEDVDARIAELAQAQAPLKDIARNRKMKDGDTAVIDFEGFVDGEPFEGGKAENFELRLGSGQFIPGFEDQLLGVKRDEEVEVNVTFPENYGGTELAGKDAMFKVKVNGIKVKDEVAIDDELAKKMLPGEENATLEELKKQVKTQIENEELSKLYNDNLKPELLEIFVEKISFDLPEFVVDQEIDMALNKKAQGMSEEEIIELRENQDKLEELRETLRDDAKKSVKATFIIDALASAEDIKVQEQEVMQTIYYEAMQMGQDPQKAYEQYKSAGYLPAIQMSMVEDKVLSQLLNSKIKEA; from the coding sequence ATGGAAATCAAATCAAGTAAAATTAATGGTGCAAATGCTCTTATAGAAGCGACAATCTTAAGAGAAGTGATTGACGTAAACTTAGAAAAAATTGCTAAAGAGTTAGCAAAAACTGCCAGTGTTCAAGGTTTTAGAAAAGGAAAAGTTCCTATAAGTGTTGTAAAAAAACAGTATGGAGATAAACTTGTTCAGGATGCAGAAGCTGAGGCCCTTCGTGAAGTTTTAAACAAAGGTTTAGAAGAGTTAAGTATAGCAAATGATGAACTTATCGGTGAGCCAAATATCTCTAAGTTTGATAAGAGTGAAGATAAAATAGAGGTAGCCGTTAAAGTTGCTATGAGACCAGTAATTGAGCTAGGTGATTATGCTTCACTCATAAAAGAGGTCGAAAAACCAGAAGTAAGTGATGAAGATGTAGATGCAAGAATTGCAGAGTTGGCGCAAGCACAAGCTCCTCTAAAAGATATCGCAAGAAACCGTAAGATGAAAGATGGAGATACTGCTGTTATAGACTTTGAAGGTTTTGTTGATGGAGAGCCTTTTGAAGGTGGCAAAGCTGAAAATTTTGAACTTCGTTTAGGTTCTGGTCAGTTTATTCCAGGTTTTGAAGACCAACTTCTTGGCGTAAAAAGAGATGAAGAAGTTGAGGTAAATGTAACATTCCCTGAGAACTATGGTGGAACTGAGCTAGCTGGCAAAGATGCTATGTTTAAAGTAAAAGTTAATGGTATCAAGGTAAAAGACGAAGTTGCTATTGATGATGAGTTAGCTAAAAAAATGCTCCCGGGTGAAGAAAATGCGACTTTAGAAGAGTTAAAAAAACAAGTAAAAACTCAGATAGAAAATGAAGAGTTATCAAAACTTTACAACGACAACTTAAAGCCAGAGCTTTTAGAGATTTTTGTTGAGAAAATTTCTTTTGATCTTCCAGAGTTTGTAGTTGATCAAGAGATAGATATGGCACTAAACAAAAAAGCTCAAGGTATGAGCGAAGAAGAGATTATTGAGCTTCGCGAAAACCAAGACAAACTAGAAGAGCTTCGTGAGACTCTACGTGACGATGCGAAAAAAAGCGTAAAAGCTACATTTATTATAGATGCATTAGCATCTGCTGAAGATATAAAAGTACAAGAACAGGAAGTTATGCAAACAATTTACTACGAAGCTATGCAGATGGGACAAGATCCTCAAAAAGCTTATGAGCAGTATAAGTCTGCTGGTTACCTTCCAGCTATTCAGATGTCAATGGTTGAAGATAAAGTTCTTAGTCAACTTCTTAACTCAAAGATAAAAGAAGCTTAA
- a CDS encoding sulfite exporter TauE/SafE family protein, translating into MPIEVLISFLLLGSFVGFMAGLLGIGGGGIMVPILTSIFLAQGVSIDNVVHLALGTSMASIIVTSFSSMKAHNKNKNVLWGIVKLMSIGILTGTFLATFIASQISSIYLALFFALFMGYVSIQMFLNKKPSPNRKLANKKGLFLVGNGIGAISALVSIGGGSLTVPYLTWSNIELKKAIGTSAAIGLPISIAGTLGYIINGWNNTAIENYTFGFVYLPAVLLISATSYFTAPYGASFANKLPIGKLKKIFSLLLSILSIKMFITVVS; encoded by the coding sequence ATGCCAATTGAAGTTTTAATATCTTTTTTATTATTAGGTTCATTTGTTGGATTTATGGCAGGATTACTAGGAATTGGTGGTGGAGGCATCATGGTGCCAATCTTAACCTCAATATTTTTGGCACAAGGGGTATCTATTGATAATGTAGTTCATTTAGCTTTAGGGACATCTATGGCTTCAATTATTGTAACCTCTTTTTCTAGTATGAAAGCTCACAATAAAAATAAAAATGTTTTATGGGGTATTGTTAAATTAATGTCAATAGGAATATTAACAGGTACATTTTTAGCCACCTTTATAGCTTCACAAATAAGTTCAATATATTTAGCTTTATTCTTTGCACTATTTATGGGATATGTATCTATACAAATGTTTTTAAATAAAAAACCAAGTCCAAATAGAAAATTAGCTAATAAAAAAGGACTGTTTTTAGTTGGGAATGGCATAGGTGCTATATCTGCTTTAGTTTCTATTGGTGGAGGTTCATTAACAGTTCCATATCTAACTTGGAGCAATATTGAACTTAAAAAAGCTATTGGTACATCTGCTGCAATTGGTTTGCCAATATCTATTGCTGGAACATTAGGATACATAATAAATGGATGGAACAATACAGCAATAGAAAACTATACTTTTGGTTTTGTTTATTTACCTGCCGTTTTACTTATTTCAGCAACAAGTTATTTTACTGCTCCATATGGAGCTAGTTTTGCAAATAAACTACCAATTGGTAAGTTAAAAAAAATCTTTTCTTTATTATTAAGTATTCTTAGTATAAAAATGTTTATTACAGTAGTGAGTTAA
- a CDS encoding DUF6037 family protein, protein MNIFENFKLLKADMEEKGWVIEAFSFNYKKVDYVVLVKLYQKDEVKENRYALLKVEFLKTHDIDDNLVVPANAREFLIDARTLREYFGIEWSENLGNILHQFSEHFAQFIPDKVDLSKSNLFKIAMTKSLSESDSEDPNKIYCFGVCRNPDNGTRSIFNDNKSRLLRPKLYEKFIGENTVSFRYSTDREREKSDAEIIRNFSKK, encoded by the coding sequence ATGAATATTTTTGAAAATTTTAAGCTACTTAAAGCGGATATGGAAGAAAAAGGTTGGGTAATTGAAGCCTTTTCTTTCAATTATAAGAAAGTTGACTATGTAGTTCTAGTGAAGCTTTATCAAAAGGATGAAGTTAAGGAAAACCGTTACGCACTTTTAAAAGTAGAATTCCTTAAAACACATGACATTGACGATAACTTAGTCGTTCCTGCAAATGCTCGAGAATTTTTAATTGATGCTCGGACGTTGAGAGAGTATTTTGGCATTGAGTGGTCTGAAAATCTTGGCAATATTTTACACCAATTTAGCGAACACTTTGCTCAATTCATACCTGACAAAGTTGATTTGTCAAAAAGTAATCTTTTTAAGATTGCGATGACAAAATCTCTTTCTGAAAGTGATAGCGAAGATCCAAACAAGATATATTGTTTTGGAGTCTGTAGAAACCCCGATAACGGAACAAGATCTATATTCAACGATAATAAGTCTCGGTTGTTACGACCGAAACTATATGAGAAATTTATCGGTGAGAATACTGTTAGCTTTCGTTATTCAACAGACAGAGAAAGAGAAAAAAGCGATGCTGAAATTATTAGAAATTTCAGCAAAAAATAA
- the rpsT gene encoding 30S ribosomal protein S20, producing MANHKSSIKRIRQTLVRTERNRFYRTRLKNIVKDVNTAVEAGNKEEAATAFQVANKQIHKFVSKGVLKKETAARKVSRLHKSVNAI from the coding sequence ATGGCAAATCACAAGTCATCAATTAAGAGAATTCGCCAAACACTCGTTCGTACAGAGCGTAATCGTTTCTACAGAACTCGTCTTAAAAACATTGTAAAAGATGTAAACACTGCAGTAGAAGCAGGAAACAAAGAAGAAGCAGCTACAGCATTTCAAGTAGCTAACAAACAAATTCACAAATTTGTAAGCAAAGGTGTCTTAAAAAAAGAGACCGCAGCTAGAAAAGTTAGTCGTCTACACAAATCTGTAAACGCTATATAA
- the lspA gene encoding signal peptidase II: MPSKTLKLNAILFLSMAGIFIIDQNIKMLFVDGFRYYTECIDLILVYNKGVAFSMFSFLDEWLKYIQLVLILGILVYVLSLKKLCFAMPAGLLLGGALSNIYDRFIHGGVVDMVYWHCGFDFAVFNFADVMIDVAVVWFLILNFKPKLCKS, translated from the coding sequence ATGCCTAGCAAAACTCTAAAACTAAATGCAATACTTTTTTTGAGTATGGCTGGAATCTTTATAATAGATCAAAACATAAAGATGCTCTTTGTAGATGGTTTTAGGTACTACACCGAGTGCATAGATTTAATCTTAGTCTATAACAAAGGCGTTGCTTTTTCAATGTTTAGTTTTTTAGATGAGTGGCTAAAGTATATACAGCTTGTCCTAATTCTTGGCATCTTAGTCTATGTTTTAAGTCTAAAAAAACTCTGTTTTGCCATGCCTGCCGGACTTTTGTTAGGTGGAGCCTTGTCTAATATCTATGATAGATTTATACATGGCGGTGTGGTTGATATGGTCTATTGGCACTGCGGATTTGATTTTGCGGTGTTTAACTTTGCTGATGTAATGATAGATGTGGCAGTTGTATGGTTTTTGATACTAAATTTTAAGCCAAAGTTATGCAAAAGCTAA
- the glmM gene encoding phosphoglucosamine mutase, producing MKLFGTDGVRGEAGSFLSASLAMRIAMAAGIYFKAHSKTNRILIGKDTRRSGYMIENAIVSGLSAIGYDVIQIGPMPTPAIAFITENMRCDAGIMISASHNSYEDNGIKFFDGYGDKLSHEVEAEIEAIYRDDEKIADAQVTGKEIGKAKRIDDVIGRYIVALKNSFPRESSLSGMRIVLDTANGAGYIVGPTVLEELGAEVIVLHNKPDGFNINEGCGALHTKDLCDSVVKYRADLGIALDGDADRLVVVDEKGEIIDGDQLLGALGSYMNDRGVLKGGGIVSTVMSNQALEDYMKSKKLKLFRSDVGDKNVVEIMKKEGINFGGEQSGHVIISDFAKTGDGLVCALQTLALIIETKTKASVALRPFKLYPQRLVNINIKTKMPLSKIDGLDVKLKELDAKNIRHLIRYSGTENKLRVLLECRDAKELNFHMKEMVDFFQKALNA from the coding sequence ATGAAACTATTTGGAACAGATGGAGTGAGAGGCGAAGCGGGATCATTTTTAAGCGCATCTTTGGCTATGAGAATTGCCATGGCAGCTGGAATATACTTCAAAGCCCATTCTAAAACAAACAGAATACTAATTGGAAAAGATACTAGGCGAAGTGGTTATATGATAGAAAATGCTATTGTGAGCGGACTTAGCGCTATAGGGTATGATGTGATTCAAATAGGTCCGATGCCTACTCCTGCGATAGCTTTTATCACTGAAAATATGAGGTGTGATGCTGGGATTATGATTAGTGCGTCGCATAACTCTTATGAAGATAATGGAATCAAGTTTTTTGATGGATATGGTGATAAACTTTCTCACGAAGTAGAAGCTGAGATAGAAGCCATCTACAGAGATGATGAAAAGATAGCAGATGCGCAGGTAACGGGTAAAGAGATTGGTAAAGCAAAAAGAATCGATGATGTTATAGGACGATATATAGTAGCACTTAAAAACTCATTTCCGCGGGAGAGTTCGCTTAGTGGAATGAGAATAGTGCTAGACACTGCAAATGGAGCGGGCTATATAGTTGGTCCTACAGTTTTAGAAGAGCTTGGCGCTGAGGTTATTGTACTGCACAATAAACCAGATGGCTTTAATATAAACGAGGGATGCGGAGCACTTCACACAAAAGATCTTTGTGATAGTGTTGTTAAATATAGAGCAGATTTAGGAATAGCACTAGATGGAGATGCAGACAGACTTGTTGTAGTAGATGAAAAAGGCGAGATTATAGATGGCGACCAACTCTTAGGAGCGCTCGGTTCTTACATGAACGATAGAGGTGTTTTAAAAGGCGGAGGGATTGTCTCTACAGTTATGAGCAATCAAGCTTTAGAAGACTATATGAAGTCAAAAAAACTTAAACTTTTTCGCTCAGATGTAGGTGATAAAAATGTTGTAGAGATTATGAAAAAAGAGGGTATCAACTTTGGAGGAGAACAGAGTGGACATGTAATAATTAGTGATTTTGCAAAGACTGGTGATGGACTTGTATGTGCTTTACAAACTCTAGCACTCATTATTGAGACAAAGACTAAAGCATCAGTTGCTCTGCGTCCATTTAAGCTCTATCCTCAAAGGCTTGTAAATATAAACATAAAAACAAAAATGCCACTTTCTAAAATAGATGGATTAGATGTAAAGCTAAAAGAGCTAGATGCAAAGAATATTAGACATCTCATAAGATATTCTGGGACCGAAAATAAGCTAAGAGTTTTGCTTGAGTGCAGAGATGCAAAAGAGCTAAATTTTCATATGAAAGAAATGGTTGATTTTTTTCAAAAAGCCTTAAATGCCTAG
- the prfA gene encoding peptide chain release factor 1, producing the protein MLSDKLTPFINRYNELSKLLSSPDIASDIKRMTDLSKEQSSLLDIVEKAKEYKTLLEDIASTKEMLSDSEMFEMAKEELKELEPQKPLLEEEIKLLLLPKDPNDDRNIIVELRAGAGGDEAAIFVGDLFDAYTRYAELRDWKVELISTSPSDAGGYKELIALIKGEQVYSRLKYEGGTHRVQRVPATESQGRVHTSAITVAVMPEVDDVEIDISENDLKVDVMRSSGCGGQSVNTTDSAVRITHLPTGIVVTNQDQKSQHKNREKAMKVLKARLYDLEMQEAQAKDSQARSAQVGTGDRSGRIRTYNYPQNRISDHRIGLTLYRLNEIMNGGLLDEIVEPLIADHQAKIVEAAGL; encoded by the coding sequence ATGCTCTCAGATAAACTTACACCGTTTATCAATCGCTATAACGAACTTAGCAAACTGCTAAGTTCACCTGACATCGCCTCTGACATCAAAAGGATGACAGACCTCTCAAAAGAACAATCTTCACTTCTAGATATAGTTGAAAAAGCAAAAGAGTATAAAACTCTGCTAGAAGATATTGCAAGCACTAAAGAGATGCTAAGTGATAGCGAGATGTTTGAGATGGCAAAAGAGGAGCTCAAAGAGCTAGAACCTCAAAAACCACTTTTAGAAGAGGAGATAAAACTTCTACTTCTACCAAAAGACCCCAATGATGATAGAAATATCATCGTAGAGCTTCGTGCTGGTGCTGGTGGAGATGAGGCGGCTATCTTTGTAGGTGACTTATTTGATGCCTACACTCGCTATGCAGAGCTTAGAGATTGGAAGGTTGAGCTTATAAGTACCTCGCCATCAGATGCTGGTGGGTATAAAGAGCTAATCGCTCTTATAAAAGGTGAACAGGTTTATAGTAGGTTGAAGTATGAAGGTGGCACTCATCGTGTTCAAAGAGTTCCAGCTACAGAGTCACAGGGTCGCGTTCACACCTCAGCAATCACAGTAGCAGTAATGCCTGAGGTTGATGATGTTGAAATCGATATAAGTGAAAATGACTTAAAAGTGGATGTTATGCGTTCATCTGGTTGTGGTGGGCAGTCTGTAAACACTACAGACTCCGCAGTTAGAATCACTCACTTACCAACAGGTATAGTAGTGACCAACCAAGACCAAAAGTCACAACATAAAAACAGAGAAAAGGCTATGAAAGTTCTAAAAGCGCGCCTTTATGACCTTGAGATGCAAGAAGCCCAAGCAAAAGATAGCCAAGCACGATCAGCCCAAGTTGGAACTGGAGATAGAAGCGGTAGGATTAGAACCTATAACTACCCACAAAACCGCATAAGCGATCATAGAATAGGACTAACTCTTTATAGACTAAATGAGATTATGAACGGTGGTTTGTTAGATGAGATAGTAGAGCCTCTAATAGCCGACCATCAAGCTAAAATAGTTGAAGCAGCTGGTTTATAA
- the clpP gene encoding ATP-dependent Clp endopeptidase proteolytic subunit ClpP gives MSYIPYVVEKTGRGERSYDIYSRLLKDRIIMLSGEVNDPVASSIVAQLLFLEAEDPEKDIYFYINSPGGVVTAGMAIYDTMNYIRSDVATICVGQAASMGAFLLSSGAKGKRYALPHARIMIHQPLGGAQGQATDIAIQAEEILRMKVELNAILAKNTGQSIKRVEKDTDRDNFMSSKEAKEYGMIDEVLVKNDKE, from the coding sequence ATGAGTTATATTCCTTATGTAGTAGAAAAAACTGGCCGTGGTGAGCGTTCATATGACATCTACTCTCGTCTTTTAAAAGATAGAATAATCATGCTAAGTGGAGAGGTAAATGATCCAGTTGCCTCTTCTATAGTTGCACAACTTCTTTTTTTAGAAGCAGAAGATCCTGAAAAAGATATATATTTTTATATAAATTCACCAGGTGGTGTGGTAACTGCAGGTATGGCTATATATGACACTATGAATTATATTCGCTCAGATGTTGCTACTATTTGTGTAGGACAAGCTGCATCTATGGGGGCATTTTTACTCTCATCTGGCGCAAAGGGTAAAAGATATGCTCTACCTCATGCTCGTATCATGATACACCAACCCTTAGGTGGTGCTCAAGGTCAAGCTACAGACATCGCTATCCAAGCCGAAGAGATTTTAAGAATGAAAGTTGAACTCAACGCAATACTAGCAAAAAATACTGGTCAAAGTATCAAAAGAGTTGAAAAAGACACTGATCGTGATAACTTTATGAGCTCCAAAGAAGCTAAAGAGTATGGTATGATTGATGAGGTTTTGGTTAAAAACGATAAAGAGTAA
- a CDS encoding type II toxin-antitoxin system RelE/ParE family toxin: MNKTYKVKWTSNAKEDLLNIVDYIKKDSLNTARKVYGQIKEKAQSSNFFPLKGRVVPELLKEGITIYRELIAQPYRIMYKIENDTVYIMAIFDSRQNIEELLLQKLLRGNMLTKQSSQ, translated from the coding sequence ATGAATAAAACTTATAAAGTTAAATGGACTTCAAATGCAAAAGAAGATCTTTTAAATATTGTTGACTATATCAAAAAAGATAGTTTAAATACTGCAAGAAAAGTTTATGGACAAATAAAAGAAAAAGCACAATCTAGCAACTTTTTTCCTTTAAAAGGTAGAGTGGTTCCTGAACTTCTAAAAGAAGGTATAACTATTTATAGAGAACTGATTGCACAACCTTACAGAATAATGTACAAAATTGAAAATGATACTGTTTATATTATGGCTATTTTTGATTCAAGACAAAATATAGAAGAGTTGTTATTACAAAAACTATTAAGAGGGAATATGCTAACAAAACAGAGTAGCCAATAA